A DNA window from Sphingomonas profundi contains the following coding sequences:
- a CDS encoding YbgF trimerization domain-containing protein: protein MRLALIAALLLAGSAAPVFAQEAGVGQRVDRLEKEMRAVQRKVFPGGTQQFLEADIGRPAATPTPTGVPASSPVEDLSARVSSLEQELARLTGQIEQNGYKVRQLEEQFARFKADADARLNTVEGNAPPTAITPGRQSPSAATPVAPATPPGRAAAEPAAPPAESASVDPGEDAYLAGYRLWEQKKYAEAATALKDVVAKYPKHRRASYAQNLLGRAYLDDGKPGLAAEAFYANYQKMPRGDRAPDSLYYLGQSLMSLKPAKAADACKVYAELIDVYGEKIAQPLKDRVAKARADAKCGA, encoded by the coding sequence ATGCGCCTCGCCCTGATCGCCGCCCTGCTGCTCGCCGGATCGGCCGCCCCCGTGTTCGCGCAGGAGGCCGGCGTCGGCCAGCGCGTCGACCGGCTGGAAAAGGAGATGCGCGCCGTGCAGCGCAAGGTGTTCCCCGGCGGCACCCAGCAGTTCCTCGAAGCCGATATCGGCCGCCCGGCCGCCACCCCCACCCCCACCGGCGTACCGGCGTCCTCGCCGGTCGAGGATCTCTCGGCGCGGGTGAGTTCGCTGGAGCAGGAGCTCGCCCGCCTGACCGGCCAGATCGAACAGAACGGCTACAAGGTCCGCCAGCTGGAGGAGCAGTTCGCCCGCTTCAAGGCCGATGCGGATGCGCGGCTGAACACGGTGGAGGGCAACGCCCCGCCCACCGCCATCACGCCGGGCCGGCAGTCCCCGTCCGCCGCCACGCCGGTCGCCCCGGCCACGCCGCCCGGCCGCGCCGCTGCCGAACCGGCGGCGCCGCCGGCGGAAAGCGCGTCGGTCGATCCGGGAGAGGACGCCTATCTGGCCGGCTATCGCCTGTGGGAGCAGAAGAAATACGCCGAGGCGGCGACCGCGCTGAAGGATGTCGTCGCCAAATATCCCAAGCATCGCCGCGCCAGCTACGCGCAGAACCTGCTCGGCCGCGCCTATCTGGACGACGGCAAGCCCGGCCTCGCCGCCGAGGCATTCTATGCCAACTACCAGAAGATGCCGCGCGGCGATCGCGCGCCGGACAGCCTCTATTATCTCGGCCAGTCGCTGATGAGCCTCAAGCCCGCCAAGGCGGCCGACGCCTGCAAGGTGTATGCGGAGCTGATCGACGTCTATGGCGAGAAGATCGCCCAGCCGCTCAAGGATCGCGTCGCCAAGGCGCGCGCCGATGCCAAGTGCGGCGCCTGA
- the ftsH gene encoding ATP-dependent zinc metalloprotease FtsH: protein MNDDKEPQANPWMKSLLIWVGILLALVLFVSMFDSSSRTAEGSSIAYSEFLARVDEGTVKNAEIAGNVISGKLTNDQSFRTYAPTDANLVDRLKDKGVEFRAKPEEQASFWMIMLYQSLPFLLILGIAFFVMRQMQKNAGSGAMGFGKSRAKMLTEKQGRVTFNDVAGIDEAREELEEIVEFLKDPTKFARLGGKIPKGALLVGSPGTGKTLLARAIAGEAGVPFFTISGSDFVEMFVGVGASRVRDMFEQAKKSAPCIVFIDEIDAVGRHRGAGLGNGNDEREQTLNQLLVEMDGFDANEGIIIVAATNRPDVLDPALLRPGRFDRQVVVPRPDIEGREKILQVHMKKTPLAPDVNARTIARGTPGFSGADLANLVNEAALLAARKGKRLVAMSEFEEAKDKVMMGAERRSMVMTEDEKKATAYHEAGHALVSLHVPGCDPLHKVTIIPRGRALGVTWNLPDRDRYSMTMKQMKARLALCFGGRIAEQLIYGADELNTGASNDIQQATDMARSMVMEYGMSEKLGWLRYRDNQDEVFLGHSVSRAQNMSEETARLIDSEVRRLVEEGETRARQVLTDNLDELHRLAGALLEYETLSGDESKRVIKGESIGRDDSASRRPSGLGTAGSSIPKSRRPGGGWGDAAPQGA from the coding sequence ATGAACGACGATAAGGAACCGCAGGCCAACCCCTGGATGAAGAGCCTGCTCATCTGGGTCGGCATCCTGCTGGCCCTCGTCCTGTTCGTGTCGATGTTCGACAGTTCCTCGCGTACCGCCGAGGGCAGCAGCATCGCGTATTCCGAGTTCCTCGCCCGCGTGGACGAGGGCACGGTGAAGAATGCCGAGATCGCCGGCAACGTGATCTCCGGCAAGCTCACCAACGACCAGTCGTTCCGCACCTATGCGCCGACCGACGCGAATCTCGTCGATCGCTTGAAGGACAAGGGCGTCGAGTTCCGCGCGAAGCCCGAGGAGCAGGCGAGCTTCTGGATGATCATGCTCTACCAGTCGCTGCCGTTCCTGCTGATCCTGGGCATCGCCTTCTTCGTGATGCGGCAGATGCAGAAGAACGCCGGCTCCGGCGCGATGGGCTTCGGCAAGAGCCGGGCGAAGATGCTCACCGAGAAGCAGGGTCGCGTGACGTTCAACGACGTCGCCGGCATCGATGAGGCGCGCGAGGAGCTGGAGGAGATCGTCGAGTTCCTCAAGGATCCGACGAAGTTCGCCCGTCTCGGCGGCAAGATTCCCAAGGGCGCGCTGCTGGTCGGCTCGCCCGGCACCGGCAAGACGCTGCTCGCCCGCGCGATCGCCGGCGAGGCGGGCGTGCCCTTCTTCACCATCTCCGGCTCGGACTTCGTCGAGATGTTCGTCGGTGTGGGCGCCAGCCGCGTGCGCGACATGTTCGAGCAGGCGAAGAAATCCGCGCCCTGCATCGTCTTCATCGACGAGATCGACGCCGTCGGTCGCCATCGCGGCGCGGGCCTCGGCAACGGCAATGACGAGCGCGAGCAGACGCTGAACCAGCTTCTCGTCGAGATGGACGGCTTCGACGCCAATGAGGGCATCATCATCGTCGCCGCCACCAACCGCCCCGACGTGCTCGATCCGGCGCTGCTGCGGCCCGGCCGCTTCGATCGTCAGGTCGTCGTGCCGCGCCCGGACATCGAGGGGCGTGAGAAGATCCTCCAGGTCCACATGAAGAAGACGCCGCTGGCGCCGGACGTGAACGCGCGCACCATCGCGCGCGGCACGCCGGGCTTCTCCGGCGCGGATCTCGCCAACCTCGTCAACGAGGCGGCGCTGCTCGCCGCGCGCAAGGGCAAGCGCCTCGTCGCGATGAGCGAGTTCGAGGAGGCCAAGGACAAGGTGATGATGGGCGCCGAGCGGCGCTCGATGGTGATGACCGAGGACGAGAAGAAGGCGACCGCCTATCACGAGGCCGGTCACGCCCTCGTCTCGCTGCACGTGCCGGGCTGCGATCCGCTGCACAAGGTCACGATCATCCCGCGCGGGCGGGCGCTGGGCGTCACCTGGAACCTGCCGGATCGCGATCGCTACTCGATGACGATGAAGCAGATGAAGGCGCGCCTCGCGCTCTGCTTCGGCGGCCGCATCGCCGAACAGCTGATCTACGGCGCGGACGAACTGAACACCGGCGCTTCCAACGACATCCAGCAGGCCACCGACATGGCCCGTTCGATGGTGATGGAATATGGCATGTCGGAGAAGCTCGGCTGGCTGCGCTACCGCGACAATCAGGACGAGGTGTTCCTCGGCCACTCCGTCAGCCGCGCGCAGAACATGTCGGAGGAGACCGCCCGCCTGATCGACAGCGAGGTCCGTCGCCTCGTCGAGGAGGGCGAGACCCGCGCCCGCCAGGTGCTGACCGACAATCTCGACGAGCTCCACCGCCTGGCTGGCGCGCTGCTGGAATATGAGACGCTGTCGGGCGATGAGTCCAAGCGCGTCATAAAGGGCGAGAGCATCGGCCGAGACGACAGCGCGTCGCGCCGTCCCTCGGGCCTCGGCACCGCCGGATCGTCCATTCCCAAGAGCCGCCGCCCGGGTGGCGGCTGGGGCGATGCGGCTCCCCAAGGCGCCTGA
- a CDS encoding NAD(P)H-dependent flavin oxidoreductase, whose product MARGADFLGADVAILAGAMSWVSERSLVSAISNAGGFGVIACGAMTPALLDAEIAATRALATKPFGVNLITMHPDLGALIEVCAKHGVGHVVLAGGLPPGGAIEKIKASGAKVICFAPALALAKKLIRSGVDALVIEGMEAGGHIGPVSTSVLAQEMLPTIAATLPVFVAGGIGRGEAIAGYLEMGAAGVQLGTRFVCAHESIAHANFKKAFIRASARDAVASVQIDPRLPVIPVRALKNASTDLFTAKQREVAQALDEGTLAMAEAQLQIEHYWAGALRRAVIDGDVENGSLMAGQSVGMVTREEPVGEIVATLLAEASAALERRAA is encoded by the coding sequence ATGGCGCGCGGCGCCGATTTCCTCGGGGCCGACGTCGCGATCCTCGCCGGCGCGATGTCGTGGGTCAGCGAGCGGAGCCTCGTCTCCGCCATCTCGAACGCGGGCGGCTTCGGCGTGATCGCGTGCGGCGCGATGACGCCGGCCCTGCTCGATGCGGAGATCGCCGCGACCCGGGCGCTCGCTACGAAGCCGTTCGGCGTCAACCTCATCACCATGCACCCGGATCTCGGCGCGCTGATCGAGGTCTGCGCGAAGCACGGCGTCGGCCATGTCGTGCTGGCGGGCGGGCTGCCGCCGGGTGGCGCGATCGAGAAGATCAAGGCGTCCGGCGCGAAGGTGATCTGCTTCGCGCCGGCGCTGGCGCTGGCGAAGAAGCTGATCCGATCCGGCGTGGATGCGCTGGTGATCGAGGGCATGGAGGCCGGCGGCCATATCGGCCCGGTCTCCACCAGCGTGCTGGCGCAGGAGATGCTGCCGACGATCGCCGCCACGCTGCCGGTGTTCGTCGCCGGCGGCATCGGCCGCGGCGAGGCGATCGCCGGCTATCTGGAGATGGGCGCCGCCGGCGTGCAGCTCGGCACGCGCTTCGTCTGCGCGCACGAATCGATCGCCCACGCGAACTTCAAAAAGGCGTTCATCCGCGCCTCCGCGCGCGATGCGGTCGCCAGCGTGCAGATCGATCCGCGCCTGCCCGTCATCCCGGTGCGCGCGCTGAAGAACGCCTCCACCGACCTGTTCACCGCCAAGCAGCGGGAGGTGGCGCAGGCGCTGGACGAGGGCACGCTCGCCATGGCCGAGGCACAGCTCCAGATCGAACATTACTGGGCCGGGGCGCTGCGCCGCGCGGTGATTGACGGCGATGTGGAGAACGGGTCGCTGATGGCCGGGCAGTCGGTCGGCATGGTGACGCGGGAGGAGCCGGTGGGCGAGATCGTCGCGACGCTGCTGGCGGAAGCCTCCGCCGCGCTGGAGCGCCGCGCCGCCTGA
- the ptsP gene encoding phosphoenolpyruvate--protein phosphotransferase, with protein sequence MPQTPPGTATSAAREILTRLHDVMAARTNAQAKLNQVVQIIGAAMDSEVCSIYLLRDGVLELYATRGLRQESVHVTKLALGEGLVGKIAEQVETLNLDEATSHPDFAYKPETGEELYHSFAGVPIVRREQAVGVLAVQHEASRRYAEVEIEALQTVAMVLAELIAGAGLIDEARGGAAAARGQGAVRLSGLKLVEGMGRGHAVFHQPRIHIEHTVAEDTEAERHRVYAAFRQMREQIERMTSQAEFGVAGEHQDVLNTYKMFAYDEGWSRRINEAIDSGLTAEAAIERVQQRTRMRMREISDPLLADRMHDLEDLSNRLLRIVSGQLGTAAQLGLRQDSILIARNLGPAELLEYDRRRLKGVVLEEGSLTAHVTIVARAMGVPVVGRVRSIRRMVAEGDFLLLDGNQGAVFVRPTATMEDAFDAKLVVTQKRRAEFAAMRDLPPLSRDGVRITLMVNAGLRDDVAALDVTGADGIGLFRTEFQFLVSATLPQRERQQRLYRDVLDAAGDRPVIFRTVDIGGDKALPYMKGDEDGEREENPAMGWRAIRLALDRDALMKAQARALVEAAAGRTLNVMFPMVSEPWEFDQAQALFENQRNWVAARNRPVPLAINYGTMLEVPALAEMLDVLLPKLDFLSIGTNDLTQFLFAADRAHPKLAERYDWLSPAILRFLARVIGQATAGGVSVGICGEMGGRTLEAMALIGLGIERLSITPAAIGPVKAMIRSLDVAALRAEMPAWLAAGHADMRRLLGEWAAERGVNIG encoded by the coding sequence ATGCCCCAGACGCCCCCCGGCACGGCGACCTCCGCCGCGCGCGAGATCCTCACCCGTTTGCACGACGTGATGGCCGCGCGCACCAACGCGCAGGCCAAGCTCAACCAGGTCGTGCAGATCATCGGCGCGGCGATGGATAGCGAGGTGTGCTCGATCTACCTGCTGCGCGATGGCGTGCTGGAGCTGTACGCCACCCGCGGGCTGCGGCAGGAATCGGTCCACGTCACCAAGCTGGCGCTGGGCGAGGGGCTCGTCGGCAAGATCGCCGAGCAGGTCGAGACGCTCAATCTGGACGAGGCGACCAGCCATCCGGATTTCGCCTACAAGCCGGAGACGGGCGAGGAACTCTATCACAGCTTCGCCGGCGTGCCGATCGTGCGGCGCGAACAGGCCGTCGGCGTGCTGGCCGTGCAGCACGAGGCGTCGCGCCGCTATGCCGAGGTGGAGATCGAGGCGCTGCAGACGGTGGCGATGGTGCTGGCGGAACTGATCGCCGGCGCTGGCCTGATCGACGAGGCGCGCGGGGGCGCCGCCGCCGCGCGAGGTCAGGGCGCCGTCCGCCTCTCCGGCCTGAAGCTGGTCGAGGGCATGGGGCGCGGCCACGCCGTGTTCCACCAGCCGCGCATCCATATCGAGCATACCGTCGCCGAGGATACGGAGGCCGAGCGCCACCGCGTCTACGCCGCCTTCCGCCAGATGCGCGAGCAGATCGAGCGGATGACCAGCCAGGCCGAGTTCGGCGTGGCGGGCGAGCATCAGGACGTGCTCAACACCTACAAGATGTTCGCCTATGACGAGGGCTGGAGCCGCCGCATCAACGAGGCGATCGACAGCGGCCTCACCGCCGAGGCGGCGATCGAGCGGGTGCAGCAGCGCACGCGCATGCGGATGCGCGAGATCAGCGATCCGCTGCTGGCCGATCGCATGCACGATCTGGAGGATCTGTCGAACCGGCTGCTGCGCATCGTCTCCGGACAGCTCGGCACCGCCGCGCAGCTGGGCCTGCGGCAGGATTCGATCCTCATCGCGCGCAACCTGGGGCCGGCCGAGCTGCTCGAATATGATCGCCGCCGGCTGAAGGGCGTGGTGCTGGAGGAAGGCTCGCTCACCGCCCACGTCACCATCGTCGCGCGCGCCATGGGCGTGCCGGTGGTGGGTCGCGTCCGCTCGATCCGGCGGATGGTGGCGGAGGGCGATTTCCTGCTGCTGGACGGCAACCAGGGCGCCGTGTTCGTGCGGCCGACCGCGACAATGGAGGACGCGTTCGACGCCAAGCTCGTCGTCACGCAGAAGCGAAGGGCGGAATTCGCCGCCATGCGCGATCTGCCGCCGCTGAGCCGGGACGGCGTGCGCATCACGCTGATGGTGAACGCCGGCCTGCGCGACGACGTCGCCGCGCTGGACGTGACGGGGGCGGACGGCATCGGCCTGTTCCGCACCGAGTTCCAGTTCCTCGTCTCCGCCACCCTGCCCCAGCGCGAGCGCCAGCAGCGATTGTATCGCGACGTGCTGGATGCCGCCGGCGATCGCCCGGTGATCTTCCGCACCGTCGATATCGGCGGGGACAAGGCGCTGCCCTACATGAAGGGCGACGAGGATGGCGAGCGCGAGGAGAATCCGGCGATGGGCTGGCGCGCCATCCGCCTCGCGCTCGATCGCGACGCGCTGATGAAGGCGCAGGCCCGCGCGCTGGTGGAGGCCGCCGCCGGCCGCACCCTGAACGTCATGTTCCCGATGGTGTCGGAGCCGTGGGAGTTCGATCAGGCGCAGGCGCTGTTCGAAAACCAGCGCAACTGGGTGGCGGCGCGCAACCGCCCGGTGCCGCTGGCGATCAACTACGGCACGATGCTGGAGGTGCCGGCCCTGGCCGAGATGCTGGACGTGCTGCTGCCTAAGCTCGACTTCCTCTCGATCGGCACCAACGATCTCACCCAGTTCCTGTTCGCCGCCGATCGCGCCCACCCGAAGCTGGCCGAGCGGTACGACTGGCTCTCGCCCGCGATCCTGCGCTTCCTCGCCCGCGTCATCGGCCAGGCGACGGCGGGCGGCGTCTCCGTCGGCATCTGCGGGGAGATGGGCGGCCGCACGCTGGAGGCGATGGCGCTGATCGGCCTGGGGATCGAGCGGCTGTCGATCACCCCGGCGGCGATCGGCCCGGTCAAGGCGATGATCCGCTCGCTGGACGTGGCGGCGCTCAGGGCCGAGATGCCGGCGTGGCTGGCCGCCGGCCACGCCGACATGCGCCGGCTGCTCGGCGAGTGGGCGGCGGAGCGCGGCGTCAACATCGGCTGA
- a CDS encoding helix-turn-helix domain-containing protein, whose protein sequence is MSQAEDQFQSFLPTGVGERLRSAREAQGRDLDEIATITRIPLRHLRVIESGAHTDLPATPYSVGFVRTYAQAIGLDAAKLAQDFRAELGAAPVTQGVAEPFEPADPKRVPSRLLAAVALLIAVLLAGGYAVLRSGTLSGEDPEARARLAAGTATVPAATPGAPPRPARPRPVPPGRRRPPPAWSSSPRRRRCGCASTRAMAASGISRRC, encoded by the coding sequence ATGAGTCAGGCCGAAGACCAGTTCCAGTCCTTCCTGCCGACCGGCGTCGGCGAACGGCTGCGCTCGGCCCGCGAGGCGCAGGGCCGCGATCTGGACGAGATCGCGACGATCACCCGCATCCCGCTGCGCCACCTGCGCGTGATCGAATCCGGCGCGCATACCGATCTGCCGGCCACGCCCTACAGCGTCGGCTTCGTCCGCACCTATGCGCAGGCGATCGGGCTGGACGCGGCGAAGCTGGCGCAGGATTTCCGCGCGGAGCTTGGCGCGGCCCCCGTCACGCAAGGGGTCGCCGAGCCGTTCGAGCCGGCCGATCCCAAGCGCGTGCCATCGCGGCTGCTGGCGGCGGTGGCGCTGCTGATCGCGGTGCTGCTGGCGGGCGGCTACGCGGTGCTGCGCAGCGGCACGCTGAGCGGCGAGGATCCGGAGGCGCGCGCGCGGCTGGCCGCCGGCACGGCGACGGTGCCGGCCGCCACGCCCGGCGCCCCTCCGCGGCCGGCGCGCCCGCGCCCCGTGCCGCCGGGCCGGCGCCGGCCGCCGCCGGCCTGGTCGTCGTCACCGCGACGGAGGCGGTGTGGCTGCGCATCTACGAGGGCAATGGCGGCGAGCGGTATATCGAGAAGGTGCTGA
- the tilS gene encoding tRNA lysidine(34) synthetase TilS, producing MPSAAPEPPGRRAAPELPGKRAAHEPLIPDPALVARFHAALTALHPFASAERLGLAVSGGPDSLALLLLAAAAFPGRIEAATVDHGLRPAGADEARMVAALCARLDVPHATLSGVWNSDAPEGLQAAARAYRYRQLAGWCVDRGLALLATGHHADDQAETLLMRLARGAGVGGLGAIRAARPLAADDGRALPILLVRPLLRVPRRALGEVVAAAGLVAADDPSNASDRFDRTRARRLLATTDWLDPARLAAAASHLADAEAALAWAADLAFANHATLARGAADGAEWLVDPAHLPAEMLRRVVARVLALVEGEAQAGACAMPPTGPDLTRLIDRLAGGAPATLGHVLARPGARWRFAMAPPRRGGVPG from the coding sequence ATGCCAAGTGCGGCGCCTGAGCCGCCGGGGAGACGCGCGGCGCCTGAGCTCCCGGGGAAACGTGCGGCGCACGAGCCGCTGATCCCCGATCCCGCTCTCGTCGCGCGCTTCCACGCGGCGCTCACGGCCCTGCACCCCTTCGCCTCGGCGGAACGGCTGGGCCTCGCCGTGTCGGGCGGGCCGGACAGCCTGGCGCTGCTGCTGCTCGCCGCCGCCGCCTTTCCCGGCCGGATCGAGGCGGCCACCGTGGATCACGGCCTGCGCCCGGCCGGCGCCGACGAGGCACGGATGGTGGCCGCGCTCTGCGCCCGCCTGGACGTGCCGCACGCCACCCTGAGCGGCGTCTGGAACAGCGACGCGCCGGAAGGGCTGCAGGCCGCCGCCCGCGCCTATCGCTATCGCCAGCTCGCCGGCTGGTGCGTCGATCGCGGCCTCGCCTTGCTGGCCACCGGCCATCATGCCGACGATCAGGCGGAGACGCTGCTCATGCGCCTTGCGCGCGGCGCGGGCGTCGGCGGGCTCGGCGCGATCCGCGCAGCCCGTCCGCTCGCGGCGGACGACGGCCGTGCGCTGCCGATCCTGCTCGTCCGCCCGCTGCTGCGCGTTCCCAGGCGGGCGCTAGGCGAGGTGGTCGCCGCCGCCGGCCTCGTCGCGGCGGACGATCCCTCCAACGCCAGCGACCGCTTCGATCGCACCCGCGCGCGCCGGCTGCTGGCCACGACGGACTGGCTCGATCCGGCCAGACTCGCCGCCGCCGCCAGCCATCTGGCCGATGCCGAGGCTGCCCTCGCCTGGGCGGCGGACCTCGCCTTCGCCAACCACGCGACGCTTGCGCGAGGAGCGGCCGACGGCGCGGAATGGCTGGTCGATCCGGCGCACCTGCCGGCCGAGATGCTGCGGCGGGTGGTGGCGCGCGTGCTGGCGCTGGTGGAAGGCGAAGCGCAGGCGGGCGCGTGCGCCATGCCGCCCACGGGGCCGGACCTCACCCGCCTGATCGATCGGCTGGCCGGCGGCGCGCCCGCCACCCTCGGCCACGTCCTCGCGCGGCCGGGCGCGCGCTGGCGCTTTGCGATGGCGCCGCCCCGGCGCGGCGGGGTACCGGGCTGA
- a CDS encoding RodZ domain-containing protein, with protein MWLRIYEGNGGERYIEKVLNPGEAFTVPATAKDPQILTGRPQAVRVTVGATVIPPLGTPERTIADVSLRPEALLARGAAPAPAPAAAP; from the coding sequence GTGTGGCTGCGCATCTACGAGGGCAATGGCGGCGAGCGGTATATCGAGAAGGTGCTGAACCCCGGCGAGGCGTTCACCGTGCCGGCCACCGCAAAGGATCCGCAGATCCTCACCGGCCGGCCACAGGCGGTGCGCGTCACCGTCGGCGCCACCGTCATCCCGCCGCTCGGCACGCCCGAGCGGACCATCGCCGACGTGAGCCTCCGGCCGGAGGCGCTGCTCGCGCGCGGCGCGGCACCCGCGCCCGCGCCCGCCGCGGCACCTTAA